The Triticum aestivum cultivar Chinese Spring unplaced genomic scaffold, IWGSC CS RefSeq v2.1 scaffold29071, whole genome shotgun sequence DNA window CAGCGCCACCTggggccacgccgccgccgccgacttcgCGCCCGTCCCCCGGATGTGCCGCCTCGTCATGGCCAACTACGCCCCGCCcgacctcctcgccgccccgccgctcctCCTCGACCCCTCAAACGTCGTGCGCCGCCGCACCTACGCCGACACGGGGGGCCGCATCACGCCCTACCTCGTCTACCTCGACCACGCGCATGCCGACATCGTGCTCGCGCTCCGGGGGCTCAACCTCGGCCGCGAGTCCGACTACGCGCTGCTCCTCGACAACCGCCTCGGCAAGCGCCGCTTCGACGGCGGCTACGTCCACAACGGCCTCCTCCGGGCCGCCGGCTGGGTGCTCGACAGGGAGTGCGACCTGCTCAGGGACCTCCTCGACCGGTACCCCGCCTACACGCTCACCTTCACGGGCCACTCGCTCGGCGCCGGGGTCGCCGCCATGCTCACCATGGTCGTCGTGCTCAACCTCGACAAGCTCGGCAAGGTCGAGAGGGGCCGCACCCGGTGCTACGCCATGGCCCCCGCCCGCTGTATGTCGCTCAACCTCGCCGTCAGATACGCCGACGTCATCAACTCCGTTGTGCTTCAGGTGAGCCAATGGGGACCCAATTGATTTGGTTGCTTGCTTATCTGAACTTATTTGGTTAGAAATTCAGTTGTACTAGGAATC harbors:
- the LOC123177511 gene encoding diacylglycerol lipase-beta-like — encoded protein: ATWGHAAAADFAPVPRMCRLVMANYAPPDLLAAPPLLLDPSNVVRRRTYADTGGRITPYLVYLDHAHADIVLALRGLNLGRESDYALLLDNRLGKRRFDGGYVHNGLLRAAGWVLDRECDLLRDLLDRYPAYTLTFTGHSLGAGVAAMLTMVVVLNLDKLGKVERGRTRCYAMAPARCMSLNLAVRYADVINSVVLQDDFLPRTATPLEDIFKSILWYGHATDAV